Part of the Bacillus cabrialesii genome is shown below.
TCCCAATCAAATCTCAAAAGATTATGGTGCAGTAATGCCATATACGATTTATTTGACAATGGCGGGATTTTTGATGAGCTATCATCTGTTCCAAAAGTCAGCCAAAGTTTATGTGCGCGTGAATAAGTGGCTGACGAGGTCTATTATTGTGTTTTTTGTCCTGCTCTTAAATCCGATATATAACGCAGGAACCGCTGCTTTCGCTGTATCAAAGCCGATAAATGTCCATGATTCATTCAGTTTTGTCGGGGAGCACATTTCATCAGAAAAAGCGGAACAGATTGTTAAGTCATTTTTTCCTACGAATGAGACATTGTATTTGCATGATACAAAGATGGATGTGCATTATTTCTACTCATTTGAAAGCTTGAGCTATGAGGCAGAGGTGGATGAAGTATCACAGCTGATTAATCATTATCAATACTTGAAAAAACCGCGGGGGAAAACGCTGACTGATCAAGAGTACGTCCGGAAATCCGTTGCTTTCCTTGAGCGACACGGCCGTGTGTTAAATAAAGGTCACATCGAAACAAAGGTGTCTAAAGAAGACGGCCAGACAGCCGTTCGTATATTCCTGAAAAATCAATTTCATAAGAAAGATAATGATGATGGAACGGTATTTTATTGGGAGAAGGAAACCTTAATGGGCTTTAGTGAAGACCCTTCGATTTATCAGCTTGATTCTCTCCTGCATGTTCATATCACAGAACAAGACATACACGGCAAAATGAAGAAAATGTTTACAGCTTTAAACATACCGAAACAGCCTTATCAGATTACAGATGTTGAAAGCAACAGCCTGCTTGGAGGCTTAGTGCATGTTGAAACAAAAGACGGAATTGTTGTGGAATTTGAAAGCGAATCCGGCAGTTTACAAAGTATTTCGCTTCCAATGAAAAAGAATATTTCACTGACAAACAACCAGCTGCAGCGGCAAATATTATCGGTCTTTGATGCTGATGTATCAGAAATAAAGATAAAAAGCAGGCATAGTGATAAGGCGGTGTATTCTGATTCCTCTCATTCGTATGAGTTTTTTGAAGATCAAGGGCAGCTAAACGTTTATGTATACAGCGATACACTCGATAAGTCATTCCCGTACACGTACAGTAATGGAAGATTGGCGTATGAAAAAGTAGCTTCTGCATACACGGATGTCATTTACAAAAAACGTATGCGCCCGATTATCGTTCAAAGAGGGAATGAACGCTATTATGCATGGCTGATCATTATTCAGCCGTTCGGTTCAAACCGCCATGATGCTTATGTGGTGGATGGAGAAACACAAGAGGTGAAAAGTCTTTATGAATCATAAAGAAAAAGAGTCTGTTTTTTTAGATTTATATGACCTATATAAAGAAGGAGAGCTAGAGGACGAATCAATGGAATGGATGAAACAGCATGAGCCATTATATCGAGAGAACGCGGAAAAGTTGAAGAGTGAAGTTTATTTCAAAAGAAGCCCGGGTGCTGAAGAAAAGAGCCAAATCAGACATATGAAAGTATACATGTCTTCCATGTATATTTGTTTCATTTTATTGGCCATTTGGATGACGGTGTGGTTTTACTTTTAATGAAGCATAGGGATTCTATTGAGGACTTGTATCGACAGTATTACCAAGAAATTTTGAATTATTTATTTAGAAGGGCTCATCACCTTGAAACAGCCAAGGACTTAGCGCAGGACACATTTGTGAAAGCACTTAACGGCCTGGCTTCATTTAGGGGGCATTCTTCCATCAGAACGTGGCTTTACACCATTGCGCATCACACCTTTGTCAATTGGTACCGAAGGGATGTCAAATACCAATTTACTGATATCAGCAAAAATGACGGGTTAACGCAAACAACTTATGAGCAGCCTGAACAGTATCTGTCGCGGACGGTAAAAAGCGAAACCCTCATGCAGGAGCTTCTGCAGTTAAAAGATCAGCATCAATCCGTATTGATTTTAAGAGAATTCCAAGAGCTTTCTTATGAAGAAATCGCTGAGATATTGGGGTGGAGTCTTTCGAAGGTGAAAACAACACTGCACCGTGCCAGATTAGAGCTAAAGAAAAACATGATGAAAAGAAGAGAGGAGGAGCGGATATGACCTGCTTTCTAGTAAGAGACCTGCTTCCTCTGTATCTTGAAGGTGATTGTAAAAGAGAAACGGAACATATCATTGAAGAGCATCTAAAGACTTGCGGCAGCTGCAGTGAAATGTATGACATGATGGCTGAGCCCTTTGAATTGGAAGGCGGACAGGCCGTTGAGGAGGCTTTTCTACCGGAAGAAGAAATGCGGTTTAAACAGAGTTACTATGGTTTGCTGATCGTGAAAGCTGCCTGCTGGTTTGGAGCGGCGGTTGCCGTGATGCTGATGATCAAGCTGCTGATATAAAGCAAAGCGCTTG
Proteins encoded:
- the ylaC gene encoding RNA polymerase sigma factor YlaC produces the protein MKHRDSIEDLYRQYYQEILNYLFRRAHHLETAKDLAQDTFVKALNGLASFRGHSSIRTWLYTIAHHTFVNWYRRDVKYQFTDISKNDGLTQTTYEQPEQYLSRTVKSETLMQELLQLKDQHQSVLILREFQELSYEEIAEILGWSLSKVKTTLHRARLELKKNMMKRREEERI
- a CDS encoding anti-sigma factor family protein, whose product is MTCFLVRDLLPLYLEGDCKRETEHIIEEHLKTCGSCSEMYDMMAEPFELEGGQAVEEAFLPEEEMRFKQSYYGLLIVKAACWFGAAVAVMLMIKLLI